ACCTACGGCTATGCCGTGCGCTCTGAACATCCCGATATTCAGATCATCGAAGTGCTGCAGCGCTTCCAGCTGCAGGCGGCCGTCTCGCCGCTGCAACGCTGCCCCCGTTGCAACGGCCCCTTGCGCCTAGTGGACAAAGCCACCATTGCCGACCAATTGCCCTACTACACCCGCCTCTACTACGACGAATTTGCCCAGTGTCAGCACTGCCGCCAGATCTACTGGAAAGGCGCCCACTACCGTCGCATCCAGGCGTTGATCGAGCGGGTGCAAACGGCCTCAGCCCCCTAGTCACCTCAGGTGCAGCGGCGACGGCTCAATGCCATCCGCAGCCTGGAAGCACAACGAGGGAGCCGGGTGATTCTAATGATTCACCGCCGGAAATCCATCAGTCTGCTGGGCATTATATCCCCCTGCCCTATCGGAATCCGCCCACGCCTCCCAGCAAGTCCAGTTGATGAGGGGATCAAACGATTGCGGGGGGCAGGACTCCGTCATTCTTATCGCATGTAATTGGCAGCACTGCTCGAGGCGTCACTGACTGGCCTGGAGTCTGGGGTGCGTTGCAATTGCTTGGCATAACGTAGAGAGCGCCTTGCCCGGGCACGATGCCCCGTGAGCGTCTTGGGGCCTGGTTAGAACAGGACAATAACTAGCAAGGTTAAAGACATGGCCGCAAAGATAGAAATCGACTCTTGCTTGAGGAAGTCATAAATCGATCGATGCTTGTCACCAGTCAAGCAATGATAGCCATCTATATCATCACTGTGGGGGTAATTATTCCCGTAGCCCGAGAAGAATAAATAGTCATCTAACTGCAACTGCTTCTGGAGGGCTTGCCGGTCAGTCTGACTGGAATCATAGACCATTTCCATCCTGGGATAACCCGAGGTGGAGAGACTAACGCCGATCGAGTGTCTATCTGCCGCCAAGACAGACGAGAGCAAGAGTTTACGCTCTGCTTCACTCAAC
This portion of the Halomicronema hongdechloris C2206 genome encodes:
- a CDS encoding SDH family Clp fold serine proteinase; this translates as MQRRRLNAIRSLEAQRGSRVILMIHRRKSISLLGIISPCPIGIRPRLPASPVDEGIKRLRGAGLRHSYRM